From a single Leclercia sp. AS011 genomic region:
- a CDS encoding 6-phospho-beta-glucosidase encodes MQKKLKVVTIGGGSSYTPELLEGFLKRYHELPVSELWLVDVAEGQEKLDIIFDLCQRMVKKAGVPMTVHKTLDRREALKDADFVTTQLRVGQLKARELDERIPLSYGYLGQETNGAGGLFKGLRTIPVVFDIIKDVQEICPQAWVINFTNPAGMVTEAVYRHTDFKRFIGVCNIPIGMKMFIRDVLALTDNDELSIDLFGLNHMVFIKDVLVNGESRFAELLDGVASGTLKASSVKNIFDLPFSEGLIRSLNLLPCSYLLYYFKLKEMLVIEMGEYYKGGARAQVVQKVEKELFDLYKNPDLNVKPKELEQRGGAYYSDAACEVINAIYNDKQAEHYVNVPHHGHIDNIPADWAVEMTCILGREGAKPHPRLTHFDDKVMGLIHTIKGFEVAASQAAISGELNDVLLALNLSPLVQSDRDAEKLARDLILAHEKWLPNFAAAIDKLKSEQH; translated from the coding sequence ATGCAAAAGAAACTGAAAGTAGTGACCATCGGCGGCGGAAGCAGCTATACCCCGGAATTACTGGAAGGGTTCCTCAAGCGTTATCATGAGCTGCCGGTCAGCGAACTGTGGCTGGTGGACGTGGCCGAAGGTCAGGAGAAGCTCGATATTATTTTCGACCTCTGTCAGCGGATGGTGAAAAAAGCGGGTGTGCCGATGACCGTGCATAAAACCCTCGATCGTCGTGAAGCGCTTAAAGATGCCGATTTCGTTACCACCCAGCTGCGCGTCGGCCAACTGAAGGCGCGCGAGCTGGATGAGCGTATCCCGCTGAGCTACGGCTATCTGGGTCAGGAGACCAACGGCGCTGGCGGCCTGTTCAAAGGGCTGCGTACCATTCCGGTGGTGTTCGATATTATCAAAGACGTGCAGGAGATCTGCCCTCAGGCGTGGGTGATCAACTTTACCAACCCGGCCGGGATGGTGACCGAGGCGGTCTACCGCCACACCGATTTCAAACGCTTTATTGGGGTGTGCAACATTCCAATCGGCATGAAGATGTTTATCCGCGACGTGCTGGCCCTGACCGATAACGACGAGCTCTCCATCGACCTGTTCGGCCTGAACCACATGGTGTTTATTAAAGACGTGCTGGTTAACGGCGAGTCACGCTTTGCGGAACTGCTGGACGGCGTGGCGTCGGGCACCCTGAAAGCCAGCTCGGTGAAGAACATCTTCGACCTGCCGTTCAGCGAAGGGCTGATCCGCTCCCTGAACCTGCTCCCGTGCTCCTATCTGCTCTACTACTTCAAGCTGAAGGAGATGCTGGTCATCGAAATGGGCGAGTACTACAAAGGCGGTGCCCGGGCGCAGGTGGTGCAGAAGGTGGAAAAAGAGCTGTTTGACCTGTATAAGAACCCGGATCTGAACGTGAAGCCGAAAGAGCTGGAGCAGCGCGGCGGGGCTTATTACTCCGATGCGGCCTGCGAAGTGATCAACGCCATCTACAACGACAAGCAGGCGGAGCACTACGTCAACGTGCCGCACCACGGCCACATTGATAATATCCCGGCGGACTGGGCGGTGGAGATGACCTGTATCCTTGGCCGCGAGGGGGCGAAGCCGCATCCGCGTCTGACCCATTTTGATGACAAAGTGATGGGCCTGATCCACACCATCAAGGGTTTTGAAGTGGCGGCAAGCCAGGCGGCAATCAGCGGCGAGCTGAACGACGTCCTGCTGGCCCTGAACCTGAGCCCGCTGGTGCAGTCCGACCGCGATGCCGAGAAGCTGGCGCGGGATCTGATTCTGGCCCATGAAAAATGGCTGCCGAACTTTGCTGCCGCTATCGATAAGCTGAAAAGCGAGCAGCACTAA
- the chbR gene encoding transcriptional regulator ChbR, producing the protein MEITTAREQQLFNGKNFHVFIYNKVESISGLHQHDYYEFTIVLTGRYFQEINGKRVLLERGDFVFIPMGSHHQSFYDFGATRILNVGISKRFFDTHYAPLLPFCFVASQVYHVKSEFLNWIDTVIASLNFRDNEFDEFIETVTFYVVNRLRHYREEQQAADDIPQWLRTTVEMMHDKLRFGENALENMVALSGKSQEYLTRATQRYYQKTPVQIINEIRINFARKQLEITNYSVTDIAYESGYSSPSLFIKTFKKLTSFTPNSYRKNITVIN; encoded by the coding sequence ATGGAAATCACTACCGCCCGGGAACAACAGCTGTTCAATGGTAAAAATTTTCATGTGTTCATCTACAACAAGGTGGAGAGCATCAGCGGTCTGCATCAGCATGACTACTATGAATTCACCATTGTGCTGACCGGCCGCTATTTCCAGGAGATCAACGGCAAGCGGGTGCTGCTGGAGCGCGGGGACTTTGTCTTTATCCCGATGGGCTCTCATCATCAGAGCTTTTATGACTTTGGTGCCACGCGCATTCTCAACGTCGGCATCAGTAAACGCTTCTTCGACACCCACTACGCGCCGCTGCTGCCGTTCTGCTTTGTCGCCTCGCAGGTGTATCACGTCAAAAGTGAATTCCTGAACTGGATCGACACCGTGATTGCCTCGCTTAACTTTCGTGATAATGAGTTCGATGAATTCATTGAAACGGTAACCTTCTACGTCGTGAACCGCTTACGCCACTATCGCGAAGAGCAGCAGGCGGCGGACGATATCCCGCAATGGCTGCGCACCACCGTTGAAATGATGCACGACAAACTGCGTTTTGGGGAAAACGCGCTGGAGAATATGGTGGCGCTGTCGGGTAAATCTCAGGAATACCTGACCCGAGCGACCCAGCGTTATTATCAGAAAACGCCGGTGCAAATCATTAATGAAATACGGATCAATTTCGCCAGAAAACAGCTGGAGATCACCAACTATTCGGTGACGGATATTGCTTACGAATCCGGTTATAGCAGTCCGAGCCTGTTTATTAAAACCTTTAAGAAATTGACCTCCTTTACACCGAACAGCTACCGGAAAAATATCACGGTAATTAATTAA
- the chbA gene encoding PTS N,N'-diacetylchitobiose transporter subunit IIA: MFDLENVVAEAEDVAENDLEEVVMGLIINSGQARSLAYGALKKAKQGDFATAKEMMAQSRTALNEAHLVQTKLIESDQGEGKMKVSLVLVHAQDHLMTSMLARELVAELIELHEKMQ; the protein is encoded by the coding sequence ATGTTTGATTTAGAGAATGTTGTTGCAGAAGCAGAAGACGTCGCCGAGAACGACCTTGAAGAAGTGGTGATGGGGCTTATCATCAACTCCGGTCAGGCGCGCAGCCTGGCGTACGGCGCCCTGAAAAAAGCCAAGCAGGGTGACTTTGCCACCGCGAAAGAGATGATGGCTCAGTCGCGCACCGCGCTGAATGAAGCGCACCTGGTACAAACAAAACTGATCGAAAGCGATCAGGGTGAAGGTAAGATGAAGGTCAGCCTGGTGCTGGTACATGCCCAGGATCATCTGATGACCTCCATGCTGGCGCGTGAGCTGGTAGCGGAACTCATCGAACTTCACGAGAAAATGCAGTAA